The Mus pahari chromosome 2, PAHARI_EIJ_v1.1, whole genome shotgun sequence genomic interval attaactcataatatatatattaattagaaGGGGCTGGAAAAGCATAGGGGCCTAGTAGAAGGTTGGATACAGAGTATAGAGACAGAAAAGTCTAATAGAGTAAAGATGATGAATGGatattatttaatgaaatgtCATGAATCCCATAATTTTTACTATGTGTATATActgatatatatgtaaaatatacctCCAGATGAAACATTTTAGAAAGCATGTCTAACACTGGGTTTTCCTGAGTGTATACTCAGGAAATATACTATCCACCTATGAATTGCAAAGTGTGTTAGCTTTCTACTCATCTATCCAAACAGCTAAAATAAATTTCAGGGTGAAatacaaagaacacacatttATTGGTTTGTAGATGTAAATTTATAACATTTATGTACATAGAAATTGtatgttatatttttttcatttcactatTTTTTTCATTACCTGTGTGTATGAGTTTAATTACATTAAATGTAAGCTAGGACTAGAGAAATTGTAttaactaatttaattttatcagTGATTTTTGTAGTCTGTTATGCTTATAGATACTTAGGAATTTTTAGGCAACTATAACTCATGAcctagaaaaacataaaacattgttaacattatataataatttttaaaaaatttagaaagatttgtttattctattgtaattatttttaataaagtagatttttttcctggatattttaaaaatatctagaaatCTCACATCACTTATACATGTAAAGTTATCTTTACAAAAATGCAAACTGGATAATTCTTGgtaggtatttttgtgtttcaatTAAAAGAAACTCAGTTTTAACATTTCAAGTTTTCTAAATTGAACCTTGTAACATTGCTAatgatataatatttaataagtatTTCATTagtaatcagaaaatattttcaattgaaTTCAATTCAAATactataaaatgatttaaagtaaaaattaccAAGGTTTCCTCCAATAGTTACAAAATACAATTGCTCATTAAAATATGCAttcacaaagaaaagcaaaataaatttaagtgATGAATATtacatctattttcattttgttggaATACAATTTActaatgcatataaaattaaaatggagaatGAAGGCAGGTGTGGCCACAAATCCCAGCACTTTCaaggctaaggcaggaaaagTATGGATTTGATTGAGGTCAGTCTGAACTACAGGTTGAACACCTCCCTCCTGGagctatattttttaattttattttgcatatataagTATTTTGTTTGCACATGTTTGTGTTCCACTAGCATGCCttttgagagagagcaagggatTCTTTGAAATCCCTCACGATCCATTTTGTTATTGCTAGGAATCTAAACCAAGTCTTTTGCAAGAGATaaaagtgctctaaaccactgagccacctctccagaccatACTCTGGAGATTTTAAAGAACAGAACATCACTGTGTGGGTACTATAAATGTATGTTGGTGAGAGAATCAGATATTTGGCTCTTCAAAGCTGGAGGAATCCATTCTTTTACTACTTTTTTAAGAGTAAAAATCATGTAAATATAAAAGGTGTGATTTATACCGTTATATTCATCTGGATGTTATAACATAGTCTGTTCCACTCACTTCTGGATTATTTctatacatacaagcatacacacatctatatatgTAGAATGTAAAGTGAACGTGAAAATATATTTGTGCACTCTTTCTCTTGCAAGACTGTTGGTGAAGTTGTTTTATATCTCTCCATCACAAGCTGATTTTAAAGAACTGAATGAAATTAATTGCATCCTAGTAACCATGCCAAATAACTAACATAGGTACCAAAGCTAAGATTGTTGAGTAAAACTGTAAAAAGTGTGAGGATCCTGATGACATATGATAACACTGGGGACCTTGTTTTCTCCTGCATGTGTAGGAATCTTTCTTTAAACAGAAATTCCCAAACAGAAtcattgtttggttttattttatgagttcATGTTTGAGAAAATGTGTTGAAGTAGTTTTTGTCTTAGCGTTACATGTTCTCTCATGTTGGGGACTCCTAGCATCACATTTCCACACATGATTATATACCTATAATAActgtggaaaccaggaaagcaaaACAGGACTATTACCAAAATAGGGATGCTGGTGGGAGCAATGAAGAACAAAATAGCAGGGTACATCTAAtcagggaaatgggaaagggagggTTCCTTAGTGGGGATGAGGGAGGTAAATGCAAAGAAGGTGGGAGGAAGGTAAAGCGGATTAGTAGAACACACTTGATCagaaagggaaactgggaaaacgCTTGAGTTCTTatagaaggaggaaggagataaatagagaaggaagagtttggtaaaataacaaaatgaatggCTTAAAAAGCCCTAAGGGATCATActgttcatgttttattttcttctccaacaaaatgtaaaggaaaatagTGTTTGTCTTGATAGCTGGGAGTCAGCTCTTTAATTCTGAATTGGAGTTCACAAATGGTTTAAATGAGGTGGAAAATGACCTGGAAGCCATCTATAGCCATTTATACCCACTGCATTTATGTCTTCTAGATTTTGAGGATGTAAGATAGGATAAAACATAATTCTAGATTATGAGGATGTAaggaaaacacataaataaaatgaatttagatAGTTCTTTTCTAATTATAATAGCGGTATGATCATGAATTATCATTGAGATTCCATTAGAATTATGGTTAAATTATGTATAGTTGTAAAAGATGGTATAGTAAAATAAGAGAATATAAGACTGACTCACTTGTATTTTTGGatatcttttgtgattttttttttcccccagactgatatacattttttttcagttggacATATATGGTTAATAGTCTGTGCTCATCACTACTGTTTTGCATGTTAATTATAAAATGAGGGAATTTAAATCCCTAGGATTGTGTTTCTAAGACATTAGACTCAGGTGCAATCCAGGCACAGAAAGTGTGCATTCTGTATAGGTATGACTATGAATGTATTTACAATATCTAATAGTCTATAGATACAGGAGTACATAGAGGGTATCTAGAAATATTGGCTATGATGAACAGTCTGAAACATCAAAAGTTAAAGATATAGGTTAATTAAGAATTTGTAGGGAAAATAGAATGAGGTATATGCATACTGTTCAGTGCAGTGAATCACAAGGTTAATGTGTACTCTTTTTTTCAGATCTAAGAAATATGACTCAACAATGCTCTTAAGATAAATTCACCTCTCACTTATGTTCTCATTAGAGAATGTTCTTTATATCCAAGCTGGGTTAGGAGTCCTAGCTAatatgtttcttcttgttttctacattttcataATCCTAGGGCACAGACCTAAGCCCATGGATTTAATATCCTGTCAACTGACTTTCATTCACATAATGTTGTTTTTCACTGCAGGGGATATTTTGCATAGAGATATATTTGAGACACTGAATATTGAGAATGACTTCAAATGCAAAATAACTTTTTACATATGCAGGGTGATGAGAGGACTCTCTATCTGcaccacctgcctcctgagtgtgttcCAGGCTGTCACCATCAGTCCCAATACCTCACTGTTGGCAAAATTtaaacacaaacttaaaaaatacatgaccaatgctttcttctatatttggtcttttaatttattcttcagtAGTAACCTGATCTTCTATGTTGGTGCTTATACCAATGTGAGTGAGACCAACCAGATGAAGGTCACTAAATactgttctctcttcccaatgaactATATCATCAGGGGATTGATTTTAACAGTAACAACCTctagagatgtgtttcttgtaggaGTCATGCTGaccacaagcacatacatggtgaTAATCTTGTTCAGGCATCAGAGGCAATGCAAGCATCTTCATAGCATCAGCCAGCTGAGAGCATCTCCTGAGAAAAGGGCCACCCAGACCATCTTGCTGCTGGTGATTTTCTTTGTGGTCATGTACTGGCTGGACTTCATCATCTCATCCTCCTCAGTCCTGTTGTGGATGTACAACCCAGTCATCCTGACTGTTCAGAAATTTGTGATGAATGCCTATCCTACAATTACTCCATTGGTACAAATCAGTTCTGATAACAGAATAATCAACTTGCTCAAAAACTTGCAGTCAAAATGtcactagattaaaaaaaatgccatgattctttctttacttttaaacagaatgcataaacatttatttatatgtacaagTGTTGTGCtagcatgtatacatgcattacTGCATATGTGGTGCTCATCCATGTCCAAAGAGGTCatgggattccctggaactgcagtttcAGATGGAGATAGGTGTCATGTTGGTCTGGCccccaaagttgttttttttttttaattatacattcTTCTTCAACTTCAATTGTTCAAGTAGCAAAATGGGATTCTTCATATGATTTAACTATAATTTGTGGCATTACATATATACAGTCTTTTGACATTTCTCTTGACAAGTACTATAAAGTCTAAAATTTGTTGTATACCATAAGTAGCTATTTCCAcagaaaattttccttttttcctttttttttttaaactttattctttAAACGTGACCTTGATGCTGAGATTACTCAAATGAGCTCCTTGgtgttagtgatttttttttaatcctttcttttgaaaacatttaatcTACTCTCAGTCATCAAGAGTAGTTAAAATTGTCACTTTAATATTGTTTACTATTTAAT includes:
- the LOC110316608 gene encoding putative vomeronasal receptor-like protein 4, producing the protein MFSLENVLYIQAGLGVLANMFLLVFYIFIILGHRPKPMDLISCQLTFIHIMLFFTAGDILHRDIFETLNIENDFKCKITFYICRVMRGLSICTTCLLSVFQAVTISPNTSLLAKFKHKLKKYMTNAFFYIWSFNLFFSSNLIFYVGAYTNVSETNQMKVTKYCSLFPMNYIIRGLILTVTTSRDVFLVGVMLTTSTYMVIILFRHQRQCKHLHSISQLRASPEKRATQTILLLVIFFVVMYWLDFIISSSSVLLWMYNPVILTVQKFVMNAYPTITPLVQISSDNRIINLLKNLQSKCH